AAGCGTACTTCTGGGCTATTGTCCAAATAACTGTTTCAGAACATCCGCTCCGTCTTGTAAGAGTTGTTGTAATTCCTGTTCATCCCCCTTCAGGGCTTTCTCAATCCTCCGCTCCACGTTCGTTTTGACCTGATGCCCAAAGGATTGCATATCCAATTGCAGTCGCGGTTTCTGAACGGTTCCCATAACGGTAAAAGGCAGCACCAACTTTCCCTGATGCCACGCAACTTTGGCCATCGGAAATCGCTGAATAATCCGGTCGCCGATCGTCCGAGAGACGGCCAGATTGCCTCGCAGACTCAACGATTCATCAAAGGCGAGACTTCCCACGCCTGTCATTGAGAAATCTGGTGCATCAACGGTCAAATGCCGAATCACCAGTCCCTTGTCTTCCAGTTCCACGTTGGTATCAATCAAGGAAAATTCTGTCGCACCGGTGGATTCCTCCAGAAGGTCCGGTAGCTGAAGGGCATCTTCAATCCCTTGCATGACATCAAATCCAACCCATTGCCCATCCCGGATCATCAATCGAACTGGTCCGGTCATCTTTGATGGCCCGGAGGGCGAATGCGCCGCTCGCGCGAGGCTCCAATGCAATTCTCCCACACCGGTCAACCGGAAGGAGGAAGACCGTAAAGCCTGCATCATTGGTTCAACCGCAAAATTCGTAAAGGTTCCCTGGAACGAGAGCAAGGGAACAGCTGGGGTCCCGTCCCACCTTCCCTGCGCCTCAAGATTTCCCCTAAACGCTTGGGCCTTGAGGAACACCAGGTCCACCCTTGTCCCTTGGATCACCGTTTCAAACCGAATCTGCTCCAGTGAAAACGGGCGTTGTACGGAAAGCGCCCAGGGAAAATCTTCTGAGGACAGAGTAGAGGTCTCACCGGACAGAATCAGACGTCCAGGCGTACCTTGACCCGAAAGATGAATGGTCGCCCCACCCGCTTGGAGATCAACGGTCAACGGATCAATCCTCACTCCTGAAAAAGGTTCCGGTAACCGGTTGGGGATCAGAGATGCCATCAGATGAGCCTGAAGGTCCTTGACGAACACAGGTTTATCCAATGCTATATTCAGGGCCATGTCATCCGTCGATAGGTCTGGAATCTGCACGTCCAACTCAAGTCTTCCATCAATCACCTGACCCTTTGCGGTTCCCTCTACACGACCTATGCTGCCCGCGAGATCGATCATTGGAAGATCAAAAGTGGATTGAAGGGGGCCAAATCGCCCGGTCATTTCCAATGGGACCTGATTGGGCATCACCACGCCCTTCACGTGCAGACTCGCCGTCTGGCCAAATTGAACGGAATTCGTGACCAACTCCAGTTGCTCAAGGTGGTAGGAACCGAATGGTTCTTTGACACGATCCTCATACTGTAGGATTCCTCCACTCATAGATAACCGCTCCACCGCAAACACACCGAATAAGGGCTTGAGAGCATTGGCTGGATTCGAACCCGCCTTCTCAGGGGGCTGAAGAGCCGGATCGTTTCCGATGGTGGCCATATTCAACGCCCCATCATGCCTGCGGATGACGTGGACTCTCGGATCATGGAGACGCACATGTTCAACCTGAATGTACCGGCGCAACAGGGGGAGCCATTGAATCTCCACCTCAGCCGAAGGAATCGTGACAAACGCCTGAGGACTGAACGCCGGATCATCCCCTATTGTCAGATTTCGCACCCGAAAACCCAGTTTAGGCAAAACCGTTAAGCGGACATCCTGAACATCCACCGGTCGATGAAGGGCCTGCTCCAAAAAGGGGAGATACCGATCCCGATACCGATTCAAATCCAGCAAAACCGGAAGAAGCATGATGACCACAATAACCAGGCCAATGAGGATAGCGAGACCAACCATGATTTTACTCTTCACGAAGACATGCTCCCGTCATGAGCCAGAGGATTCGGTAGTTTACCATGTTCCATTTCTCTCCGTAGATAAACCATCCTATAGATATCGACACCTCAAGGACTATCAGGTATCTTCAAGGACCAACAATTACACAAAGAGGATATTTTCCTGTGAACACTGTGAGTGAACCGTCTTCCCCTCTTCCGATTCGTCATGTCGTGTTAGTCGACGCCTCAGGCTATATTTTCAGGGCCTTTCATGCCATCAAGATTTTGAACAGTCCGAATGGTACCCCCGTCAATGCCGTCTATGGATACATCACCATGCTGATGAAACTACTGGACGAGATGAAGCCCGATCATATTGCCGTTATTTTTGATTCCGCACGAAAAACCTTTCGAAACGATCTGGCCGCCAGCTACAAGGCCAATCGCAGCGAACCACCTGAGGAGTTGGTGCCTCAATTTTCTCTCGTCCGGGAGGCGACACGGGCTTTTAATTTTGATTGTATTGAACTGAATGGTTTCGAAGCCGACGATCTGATCGCTACCTACGCAAAACATGCCATGGAAGCCGGCGCGAATGTCACCATCGTGTCCTCCGACAAAGATCTTATGCAGTTAGTATCAGAACAGGTCAGTATGTTCGACCCTATCAAAAGCCGAAAGATCGGTCCCGAGCAAGTTCTGGAAAAATTTGGTGTGCCACCTGAGAAAGTTGTCGACGTGCAATCATTGGCGGGAGACTCCACAGACAATGTGCCCGGGGTCCCGGGTATCGGCATCAAAACAGCCGCACAACTCATTCAGGAATTTGGTGATCTGGATACTCTTTTGGCGCGCGCATCAGAAATTAAACAGAACAAGCGACGGGAAAGCCTCATTGAACATGCCGATAAGGCCCGCCTGTCCCGTGAATTAGTCCGGCTTCGTTCCGATGTCCCGTTGCCATTTCCGCTTGAACAATTGGAGCGACGACAGCCGAACATGGAATTATTGGTCAACTTCCTCAATGAACAAGGCTTCAAATCGATTCTGGCTCGCATACAAAGCCGCGCAAAGGGAGGACAGGAACCCGCGATCACTCCTTCTCCAGCACCTGCCAGCGATGCACCAACAACGAAAGATCCCGAACCAAGGCCGTTGCCTGCCAAGGCCCAGTACGAGTTAATTCAAACAGAGTCGGCCCTTCAAGGCTGGGTGGAGGAAGCGACTCGTCGTGGGATGGTGGCCGTCGACTGCGAAACCACCTCTCTCGATCAAACCAGAGCTGAGTTGGTTGGATTCTCTCTGAGCCTGGAACCCGGCCAGGCCTGTTATGTGCCTGTGGGTCATGTGGCTCCGGGATCCACGTCTCATCAGGATTTACTCTCACACGATACATCTGCTGTCTTACCGGAAAGACCGGAACAGATTCCCCTTCAACAGGCGCTCGACATCCTTGGGCCACTGCTGACAGACCCCGGTGTGCTCAAGATCGGGCACAATATTAAATACGACATGGTTGTGTTTCGCCGAAATGGCCTCAACGTGTCTCCCGTGGACGATACCATGCTGCTCTCATACGTCTTAGAAGGCGGCATGCATGGGCATGGCATGGACGAACTAGCCGAACATTTTTTGGGGCATACAACGATTAAATTTA
Above is a window of Candidatus Nitrospira neomarina DNA encoding:
- a CDS encoding AsmA family protein, producing the protein MKSKIMVGLAILIGLVIVVIMLLPVLLDLNRYRDRYLPFLEQALHRPVDVQDVRLTVLPKLGFRVRNLTIGDDPAFSPQAFVTIPSAEVEIQWLPLLRRYIQVEHVRLHDPRVHVIRRHDGALNMATIGNDPALQPPEKAGSNPANALKPLFGVFAVERLSMSGGILQYEDRVKEPFGSYHLEQLELVTNSVQFGQTASLHVKGVVMPNQVPLEMTGRFGPLQSTFDLPMIDLAGSIGRVEGTAKGQVIDGRLELDVQIPDLSTDDMALNIALDKPVFVKDLQAHLMASLIPNRLPEPFSGVRIDPLTVDLQAGGATIHLSGQGTPGRLILSGETSTLSSEDFPWALSVQRPFSLEQIRFETVIQGTRVDLVFLKAQAFRGNLEAQGRWDGTPAVPLLSFQGTFTNFAVEPMMQALRSSSFRLTGVGELHWSLARAAHSPSGPSKMTGPVRLMIRDGQWVGFDVMQGIEDALQLPDLLEESTGATEFSLIDTNVELEDKGLVIRHLTVDAPDFSMTGVGSLAFDESLSLRGNLAVSRTIGDRIIQRFPMAKVAWHQGKLVLPFTVMGTVQKPRLQLDMQSFGHQVKTNVERRIEKALKGDEQELQQLLQDGADVLKQLFGQ
- the polA gene encoding DNA polymerase I, with product MNTVSEPSSPLPIRHVVLVDASGYIFRAFHAIKILNSPNGTPVNAVYGYITMLMKLLDEMKPDHIAVIFDSARKTFRNDLAASYKANRSEPPEELVPQFSLVREATRAFNFDCIELNGFEADDLIATYAKHAMEAGANVTIVSSDKDLMQLVSEQVSMFDPIKSRKIGPEQVLEKFGVPPEKVVDVQSLAGDSTDNVPGVPGIGIKTAAQLIQEFGDLDTLLARASEIKQNKRRESLIEHADKARLSRELVRLRSDVPLPFPLEQLERRQPNMELLVNFLNEQGFKSILARIQSRAKGGQEPAITPSPAPASDAPTTKDPEPRPLPAKAQYELIQTESALQGWVEEATRRGMVAVDCETTSLDQTRAELVGFSLSLEPGQACYVPVGHVAPGSTSHQDLLSHDTSAVLPERPEQIPLQQALDILGPLLTDPGVLKIGHNIKYDMVVFRRNGLNVSPVDDTMLLSYVLEGGMHGHGMDELAEHFLGHTTIKFKDVTGTGKSQITFDQVPLEKALEYAAEDAEVTLRLHQVLKPRLISEHMTTVYETLERHLIPVLATMEQTGIKVDVSQLKQVSQEFSLRLRELEQEIHRLAGKTFNVGSPKQLGEVMFDDLALGGGQKGKAGSYSTGVDVLESLAAQGHELPSRVLEWRHLEKLRSTYADALIRQINPDTNRVHTSYAMASAATGRLSSTDPNLQNIPIRTEEGRRIRRAFVAEPGWTLLSLDYSQIELRLLAHVADIPVLKKAFWDGHDIHALTASQVFGIPLEQMDPGIRRKAKAINFGIIYGISAFGLARQLSVEPGEAAAYIKTYFEQYPGIQDYMERTKQFCRQHGYVQTLFGRRCHVPGIHDKNPARRNFSERAAINAPLQGTAADILKRAMIRVPATLAQHGLSPRAKMLLTVHDELLFEVEEGAVEQTTAVIKQVMEGATLPALQLSIPLTVEAGQGHSWDKAH